TGCATTTATGATGTCATGACATTTTGCGATAATATCTATTTCTCCAATGAGTTCGTCAGGATCAAGATAGGTGCCGCTCTCGGTTCGGAAAGCAAACAGGTCTGATCCATAAGCATTTTCAAAAACAGGAGGAATTGTATCGAGGACATTCGGCATATCAACGAGAGGATTGTCAGTGGTCCACCAATTACCATACCACGTTGCGCCAGAGCAGGTAATGCGCCCAAAGTGAATATGAGTAAAATCATAGACAGCCCATGGATAAAGAGTACCAAGAACATCACCAGCTTGAACTGAATCACCTACAATATAAGGGATCGAATTCTGGTTGAGATGTGCATAGAGATAACCCTCAGACTCTGCTGCAGTATTTTCATTGGAGATACCTATGCGCCAGTATGCTGAACCACCTGTTGTTAAAATTGCTTTAATGTACCCCGATTTTACTGCATATACGTTTTCATAGTCACTTCCTAAAAAATCAACCCCGGGATGAAGATAGGGAGAGCCGCCATACTGCTGGATCTCACCATAGCTGTTGCCGATCGGGAACGGATATGATATCGTTGGATGATTGAGTGGTGCAATGATCGTTTCATGGCTCTTTGTTCGGGATAAAGGAAAATCGATGCCATCTAAAGTAACTATCGACGCATTATCGTTGAATCTCTTGAGCGAAAAGTGAAATCCTTCTGCAATTTCTGATCTTTCAACAAAATATAACTCTCCATCTTGTATATGGATTTCAAACAACGTATTGGTCGTAGAATACATTGATACAAGATATTTTTCACGTATAGTGTAGATATGATGTCTTGTTCTAATGAGAGGTTTATCATTTAAGAAGTGTGTAGAAAGTGGATACTCATCCATCTGTATAGAAATGTCTTTGTAGTTGAAACAATCATCAGCATCATCAAAATAAGCTGGGTTACCCTCATTGTCTATGGCAAAAACAACTGAACCTGCAAAGCGTTCAGCCTGGGAAGCATTGTCATCAAAAACAACAAGATCTTTTCCATCAAAGAAAGCAAAATACTGCTTATTTTCTGAAAGTATTAGATTAATGATTTTCTTATAAGATTCCTTGAACAGAAGCATGCCATCATTTTTATAGAGTCTCAGAACTGAGGGCACGTTATCCTCAAGAGTTATCATTGTGAGGTAACCGGAAGCTGTTCTGAACAATGAATTCCCTTCGCATGTATGACTGTCACACCTGACCATATATATTCCATTATCTAAATAATAATTTTCAATCTCTGAATCATCATCCTGAACAATGTGTTCGAATTCATTGAGATGCAATGACCAACAAAAAGATGTTATCATAAGAAGAATGAATAAAATAAAGAAAATCTTTTCTTTCATCAATAAACTCCAATAGATTATGCATTGAATCGGTATGCCGTCGTGATGTGTGTCAAGAGAAAAGTGCTGCAAAATTTGACGTTTAAATTCATGTGGAATAGCTCTGAACAAATAAGAGGTTCTCATGAAAAAACAGCAAGAGATTAAAGATATTTTACATAAAGAAGCTCAGGCAGTAAGAGTCATAGCTGATAAGGTTGATTATACTGCCGACAGAGCACTGGAACTGATCCTTCATTGTAAAGGAAAGATTGTCATTACTGGAATGGGTAAAACAGGTATAATTGGAAGAAAGATCTCTGCCACGTTTGCAAGTACCGGAACACCATCCATCTTTCTCCATCCGGCAGAAGCAATTCATGGCGATCTTGGTATGGTTGATGAAAAAGATGTTGTCATGATCATTTCAAATAGCGGTGAAACGTCTGAACTAGTCGAGATCATACCTTATTTTAAGAACAAAAATATACCTGTGATCTCACTAACGGGCAATACTCATTCGACAACTGCGAAGATGAGTGATGTGGTCATTGATATCGGTGTGCCAAAGGAATTCGAACCTCTAGGACTCGTCCCTATGGCAAGTACGACAACTGCATTGGCAATGGGAAATGCGCTTGCAACGATCATTTTGCAGGAGAAGAAATTCTGTCAGGAGGATTATGCATTGCTTCACCCGGGCGGTTCGATCGGAAAA
This sequence is a window from Candidatus Cloacimonadota bacterium. Protein-coding genes within it:
- a CDS encoding KpsF/GutQ family sugar-phosphate isomerase, whose translation is MKKQQEIKDILHKEAQAVRVIADKVDYTADRALELILHCKGKIVITGMGKTGIIGRKISATFASTGTPSIFLHPAEAIHGDLGMVDEKDVVMIISNSGETSELVEIIPYFKNKNIPVISLTGNTHSTTAKMSDVVIDIGVPKEFEPLGLVPMASTTTALAMGNALATIILQEKKFCQEDYALLHPGGSIGKRLLLAVNDLMHTGGENPVIQESATLKEAILIMTSKGLGCVSIIDKYGKLTGIITDGDLRRIFQNFESPFHEKVQLLMTKNPKSITPETSGIKALETMETYSITMIPVVDEEHKPIAMLHMHDLVRAGIVTEH